Part of the Aquamicrobium lusatiense genome is shown below.
AGCCCGAACATGCCGGAAAAGACTATGCCCATCACCGTATCCTGCTTGATGCGGCTGTTGTCCTTGAGGAAGCCGGTGGCGACGGCGGCAAACATGCCGGCCGCAAAGGCGCCGATGGCATAGGGAAAGCCCACGATGTAGGCGATCACCACGCCCGGAAACACGGCATGGCTGATGGCATCGCCCATCAGCGACCACCCCTTCAGCACGAGGAAGCACGACAGCAGCGCCATCGGGATCGCCACCAGCACCGAAATGACCATGGCATTGACCATGAAGTCGAACTGGAAGGGCGAGGCGAGCGTTTCCATGATGGTCATGGCGCGGCCTCCCGCAGGGCGGCCGCAGCCTTGCGGCGGGCCGCCAGCATGCCGTGCTTGGGCGCAAACAGGAACACGACGAGGAACACCGCCGTCTGCAACACCACGATGATGCCGCCGGTGGCGCCATCGAGGAAATAGCTCACATAGGCGCCGATGAAGCTGGTCAGCGCACCGATGGCGACGGCCAGCGCCAGAAGCCTCGGAAAGCGGTCGGTCAGCAGATAGGCCGTGGCGCCCGGTGTCACCACCATGCAGATGACGAGGAAAGCGCCGACCGTCTGCATGGCCGCGACCGTCGAGGCCGACAGAAGCGTGAAGAAAATGATCTTGAGCAAAGTCGGGTTGAGCCCGATGGTGCGGGCATGGCTCTCGTCGAAGAAGGTGACCATCAGGTCCTTCCAGATCACCATGAGCACGGCCAGCGACACGAAGCCGATGATGGCGAGCTGCAGCGTATCTTCCGGCGTGATGGCGAGG
Proteins encoded:
- a CDS encoding metal ABC transporter permease, translating into MSLLLEPFSYHYMVNAMWVSALVGGVCAFLSCYLMLKGWSLIGDALSHSIVPGVAGAYMLGLPFSIGAFFSGGLAAAAMLFLNQRTKLKEDAIIGLTFSAFFGLGLFMVSISPTSVSIQTIVLGNILAITPEDTLQLAIIGFVSLAVLMVIWKDLMVTFFDESHARTIGLNPTLLKIIFFTLLSASTVAAMQTVGAFLVICMVVTPGATAYLLTDRFPRLLALAVAIGALTSFIGAYVSYFLDGATGGIIVVLQTAVFLVVFLFAPKHGMLAARRKAAAALREAAP